The sequence GGATGCGGAGCGCCTTGGCGTGACTCTGAACCAGGGGGCCGTGGGTCTCGAACCAGTAGGTCGAGAACTCGGCGTGGGTGAGATGCGGGAGCCGTCGGAGCGCGAAGCTGAGTTTGACCATGCCGCCAAGGTAGCAGCGGCGTTGCCCTTGGTTTCCGAACGCGATTCGGGCGATGATGAACCCGGAGCCAGCGAGGAGACCGTCGCGATGAGCGAGTTCGGGGACGCGATCTACGCGAAGTACCAGGATTGGGCCCGGATCTCGGGCCAGTTGATCGCCGAGGCCCGCGCGGTCTTCCCGGGTGGGGACACCCGGGCAAGCGCGCACTTCGCGCCCTATCCGGTCTTCGTCGAACGCGCGGCGGGGCAGCACCTCTACGACGCCGATGGCCATCAAATCCTGGACTTCATGAACAACTTCACGTCCTTGATCCACGGCCACGCGGATCCGCGGGTGGTGGACGCGCTGAAGTCACAAGCCGAGCTCGGTTCGGCCTACGCCGCACCGACGACCTCCCAGGTGTCGCTCGGTGCCCTCATCCGGGAGCGCGTCCCGAGCGTCGAACAGCTGCGTTTCACCAGCTCGGGGACCGAAGCCACGCAGATGGCGCTGCGCTGCGCGCGGGCGGTCACCGGGCGCCAGAAGGTCATGAAGATGGAGGGGGGCTACCACGGCAGCTACGAGATGGCCGAGGTGAGCATGGTGCCGCTCCCCGGCCAGTGCGGACCGATCGAAGCGCCCCACGCCGTGCCCGTCGACAAGAGCGTGCCGGAAAGCGTGCTCCGGGACACCGTCGTGTGTCCGTACAACCGTCCCGAGCATGCCCGCTCGCTGATCCGCGAGCATGCCCACGAGTTGGCGGCGGTGATCGTCGAACCCGTGCTCGGGTCGCTGGGCATGATTCCCGCTTCGGCCGATTTTCTGCGGGCCCTGCGGGAGGAGACCGCTCAGCATGGGGTGATTCTGATCTTCGACGAGGTCATCACCCTGCGTGTCCATCTGGGCGGGGCGCAGGCACACCACGGCATCACGCCGGACCTGACTGCCATGGGGAAGATCATCGGGGGCGGACTTCCGATCGGAGCCGTCGGTGGGCGCGCCGATCTGATGCAGGTCTTCCACCCGGACGAATCGCCGCCGGTAATGCACTCCAGCACCTTCAGCGGGAACCCGCTGTCGATGGCAGCCGGCTTCGCGGCGATGCGACCGCTCGATGCGGCAGAGATCGATCGCATCAACCAGCTCGGAGAGGCGTTCCGACAGGGCGCGAACGACGCCTTCGCACGCCACGGCATTCGCGGACAGGCCGTCGGGATGGGATCGCTCTCGAACCTGCACTTCTCGGACACACCCCTGCAGGATTCGCGAGACAGCCTGCACGCGATGATCGGCGCGGGCGAAGTCGGCACCTGGTTGCATCTGTCGATGCTGCAGCGCGGAGTGATGAGCGCGAGCCGGCTGATGTACGCGGTCTCGACCCCGATGGGCGACGCCGACGTCGCGTTCGCCCTCGCGGCGCTCGACGACGTGCTCACCGAGCTGCGGCCCGGGATCGAGCGCGAGCGCCCGTCGCTGCGGCGCGACTGACCCCGGATCGCGGCGGTGCACCCTTCGAACCCGGAGCTTCGCGCGAAGCTGTTGGCACTGATCACGCGCGATACCGAGAAGCGTCAAGAGCTCGTCGATCGCGGCGAGCTCTACGAGACCTACCACCCGGAGATGGAGGCCGTGCATCGCGAGAACGCCCAGACGCTCGACGCCCTCCTCGACGACGAGGGCTGGCCCCTGCCCAGTCACGTGGGCGAAGACGGCGTCGAAGCGGCGTGGATCGTGGCCGTCCATGCGATCGGCGAGCCGGAATTCCAGCGCCGTTGCCGCGCGCTCCTCGAGGCAGCCGTCCAGGAAGGGGAGGCGCCTGCGAGGCTTCACGCGGTCCTCTTCGATCGCATTCGCTTCAACGAGCGGCGACCCCAGCGCTACGGAACGCAGATCGATTGGGACGCGGCGGGAGAGATGAGCCCCTGGGAGATCGAGAACCCCGACGAGGTCGATGCGCGGCGTCGGGAGGTGGGGCTGCCGCCGCTCGCCGAGAGCGTTCGTGAGGTACGCGAGCAGGTTCGCCAGGAAGGCGGTCGCGCTCCGAAGCCCTACGCAGATCGCCAGGCCGAGATCCTGGCGTGGGCCCGGCGCGTGGGGTGGCTCGACGCGCGCGCCTGAACCCGCGCTAGAGCGCGCGTTGCATCGCGGCGTACACCGCGGCCCCCACCGCGAGACTCGCGAGGAGCGAGCGCCAGAGCGCGGCGCGGCGCCACGCGGGCTGGCGCAGGCGCCGCACTTCGATCTCCAGCTTCTCGGCTTCGAGCCGGAGCTTCGCGACCTCGGCCTCCAGCCGGTCCTGTTCGGTTGCCGCCACGAGCCGCTTGTCCGCAAGGCGCGTGCCATCGGTGCGTCGCGCTCCGCACGGCCCGCGCGACGCGGTCGCAGCAGAATGCCTGCGCCCTGAAGCACCCCAGCTGCGTTCGGCTAGGCGAATACGCCCACGCCTACCAGCGCCGCGAGCGCGAGCACCGAGAGACCGAAGCACACCGACCGCAGCAGCTGCCAGTTCGCGTAGTAGCAGACGGCGTACAGACACCGGAACGCGAGGTACGCCCACGCGGCCCAGGCGGTGAGCTCGGGCGAGGCGCCTCCCAGGACGCAGAAGAGCCACGCGCACACGAAGACGGCGATGCTCTCGTTCGCGTTCGCGACGGTGCGCGACACGCGAAACAAGAGTTCGCTGTGATTTCCCTCGACTGCTGTACCGGGCGTGTGCCTCCGCAGGATGCCGACGACGTCGGCCACCAGGACCTGCAGCAGGAGCAGGCCGGCGACGGCGCCGAGGGCGGCGATCGAACTGGCGTAGGTCTCGAACATGGACTCCTCGGGTGGGGGCGGGCGCTCAGGAATCGGCTCCTCGGTACGCATCGAGGGTGATCAACAGGTCGACCGTCAAGACGCTCGCCACGACCAGAATCACGGTGAGAGCGGTCCGGGCGACGGGTACCAGCCACAGCAGTGCAACGAGCAACGCGCTGACCGCAACGACCGGCCAGAAGGAGGTGAGAATCACGACGACGGCTTCGCCGGTTCCCTCTGCGGGAACCTTCGCGGCCTTGACCGCGACGTTGCCGAGGAACAGCGCCCAGGCCAACCAGAACGAAACGCGTTCGAGCACGGCCCCTTCCTTCGATCCCTGCGCCCGACGCCTCGCGCGCTTCAGGCCACCAGCAGACGGTAGCCGACGTCGAGTTCGCTTCGGCCACGCACCCAGCCGTACTGCTGCTCCCAGGCTCCGGACGCCAGGTCGTCGCGGAGTCGCGCGAGACCCGCCTCCGGCTCGTCGAGGCTCGCAAACACCGAGATCCCGGCCCGTACCTCGGGGCGCAGGTAGGCCTCCGGTCGGCACCAGTAGGCGCCGAGGAATCCGTCGGTGCAATCAACGGGAACGGGAACGTCGAACACCTCCGCGCGTCCCAGCTGTTTCCGGATCCGCTCGATCGAGGGCATCGAGACTGCGTCGAGAGCGCGAATCTGTGGGAAGTACTCGGTGAGCCAGAATCCCTCGGCGTCGTTGTCGTAGGTCAGAATCACCGTGCGCTTTCGGGCCGCCCGGGACAGCTCCTGGAGCCCCCGATCGAGGTCGGTCCAGTGGTGGAGGGTGAGGATCGCGAGGGATCCGTCGAAAGCCGCGTCGCGGAACGGCAGATGGCTCGCCGCGGCCTGCACGACGGGCGCCGCGCTGGGAGCGCGCTGGCGAATCATCACGGGCGATGGTTCGACGGCCAAGACGGACCGGTCGACAGGTTCGTAGGAGCCCGTCCCCGCGCCGACGTTCACCACGCTCCGACAGTCGCCGAGGGCGGCGAGGATGCGCGCTGCGAGGCGGGGATCCGAGCGTCGCGCCTGCGCGTAGCCCTGTCCGATCGTGTCGTAGCGGGCCATGGCGCCCGAGTATGCCCAAGCTGCGACGCCGACGCGTCGGCTAGCGCCGCGGCCGCCCTTGCCACGCATGCACCATCGCCAGCGGGTCTTCGGGTTGCCCTTCGAACTGGGGCCCTGCGGTGCGCGCCGTCCAAGGGTGCGCGCGGCGGGTCCAGATGTCGCCGAAGGGTGCCTCGGGCACCGGCTCGTCGAAGGTGCCCGGCCGCAGGACCAGCACCTGAGGAACCTGGACGGGCTCGCCCCACAAGCGCGCGGTGCACGCTCGGCAGTAGCGGCCGCGGAGCTTGCGGCCGTCCTCCATGTCGATTCCGAACGCGTCGGGCGCCGTGGCGAGAGACGTCACGTCCTCCCGGCGCACGATCATCGAGAGGCCGAAAGCGGAACCGGTCTGTCGTTGGCAGTCGCGACAGTGGCACTGGTAGTACGCGATCGGTTCGCCCGCGAAGCGGTACCGAACCGCGCCACACACACAGCCTCCCTCGGCGTCGATCCGCATGCCGCTAGTCCCTCACGTCGGACCGTCGAAGGGGCCCAGGAGTTCCCGGCTGGCCGGGTAGCACTCGGCGTCGAGTTCGGCGTCGTGCTCGCCTTCGCAGGTCGCCGGCTCCGCGCTCTCGGCCGGCAGGTACGCGCAGCCGAACGCGAGGAGCAGGAGGGGGAACAGGAGTCGAGGCATCGCTTACCTACCCGGACACGGTCGCTCAGCAGACAGGCGGGTCGGCCGTGTTCCCGAGATAGCCTAGCCCACGCGCGGCTTCGGCCGTCCGAGCGCTACCGCACCTCGAACTGGGACTCGATGACAACGGGGAGATTCGCGCGGAGCGAGATCGCGCCCAGCACCGAGCGCGCGTGCACTCCGCGGTCGCCGAAGACCTCGACCATGAGGTCCGAGCAGCCGTTCAAGACCTGGGGGTGTTGCTCGTAGTCGGCGGTGGCATTGACGAAGCCCTGCAGGCGGACCACGCGCTCGACCCGGTCGAGATCACCGAGCTCCAGCTTGACGGCGGCGAGGATGTCGAGACCCGTCGATCGCGCGAAGGCGTAGCCTTGTTCCGTCGTGAACTCCGCCCCGAGCTTCCCTTTCGGCGGCGATCCCTCTTCGGGGAGCGGCCCCTTCCCGGAGACGAAGAGCAGGTTTCCCGTGCGCACGCAGTTCGTGTAGTTCGCTGCGGGATTGCTTGCGGTGGGGAGCGTGATCCCCAGCTCCTTCAAGTGTGCTTCGATGCGCATGGTTCTCTTCCCTGGCTGCCCCCGACGAGGGGCGGGCTTCAACCCGTGAACCGGGAGATGTACCAGGTGTTGCCGCCAGCGTCCCGGAACGCGGCGCTGCGCTCGGCGTGACGGAGGTACGGCTGGCTCATCGGTTGGCTCCGGTTTCGTGTGCGGCGTCTCACGCTTCTTCTGGCATGCCGCGAACGGCGAGGACTCCGGGCAGCAAGAGCAGCCAGAAGCCCGAGACGGGTTTCACCACCACACCGAGGACCGCGACCGCGAGGAGCCCCCACCCCAGCGACCGCGGCAACGCCAGCTCCGCCTCTTCGAGACGCCGGGTGCTCACGCCGAAGAGCATGAAGAGCGGGCCGGCGATCAAGAACCAGAACGCTTGGCCCCGCTCGGCGCCCTCCGCCGCCTGGAACACACCGTCGGCGACGATCTCGCCGAGGAGTGTCCCGAAGGGCACGAACGCGAACAGCGTGTGCAGGGTTCCGATGACCAGGAGAGAGGTGCCGACAGGTGCCTTCACGAAAAACGCCGCGATGCGCGCCTCAAGAGGCGGCGACAGC comes from Myxococcota bacterium and encodes:
- a CDS encoding aspartate aminotransferase family protein yields the protein MSEFGDAIYAKYQDWARISGQLIAEARAVFPGGDTRASAHFAPYPVFVERAAGQHLYDADGHQILDFMNNFTSLIHGHADPRVVDALKSQAELGSAYAAPTTSQVSLGALIRERVPSVEQLRFTSSGTEATQMALRCARAVTGRQKVMKMEGGYHGSYEMAEVSMVPLPGQCGPIEAPHAVPVDKSVPESVLRDTVVCPYNRPEHARSLIREHAHELAAVIVEPVLGSLGMIPASADFLRALREETAQHGVILIFDEVITLRVHLGGAQAHHGITPDLTAMGKIIGGGLPIGAVGGRADLMQVFHPDESPPVMHSSTFSGNPLSMAAGFAAMRPLDAAEIDRINQLGEAFRQGANDAFARHGIRGQAVGMGSLSNLHFSDTPLQDSRDSLHAMIGAGEVGTWLHLSMLQRGVMSASRLMYAVSTPMGDADVAFALAALDDVLTELRPGIERERPSLRRD
- a CDS encoding GFA family protein, with product MRIDAEGGCVCGAVRYRFAGEPIAYYQCHCRDCQRQTGSAFGLSMIVRREDVTSLATAPDAFGIDMEDGRKLRGRYCRACTARLWGEPVQVPQVLVLRPGTFDEPVPEAPFGDIWTRRAHPWTARTAGPQFEGQPEDPLAMVHAWQGRPRR
- a CDS encoding class I SAM-dependent methyltransferase codes for the protein MARYDTIGQGYAQARRSDPRLAARILAALGDCRSVVNVGAGTGSYEPVDRSVLAVEPSPVMIRQRAPSAAPVVQAAASHLPFRDAAFDGSLAILTLHHWTDLDRGLQELSRAARKRTVILTYDNDAEGFWLTEYFPQIRALDAVSMPSIERIRKQLGRAEVFDVPVPVDCTDGFLGAYWCRPEAYLRPEVRAGISVFASLDEPEAGLARLRDDLASGAWEQQYGWVRGRSELDVGYRLLVA
- a CDS encoding RidA family protein, which produces MRIEAHLKELGITLPTASNPAANYTNCVRTGNLLFVSGKGPLPEEGSPPKGKLGAEFTTEQGYAFARSTGLDILAAVKLELGDLDRVERVVRLQGFVNATADYEQHPQVLNGCSDLMVEVFGDRGVHARSVLGAISLRANLPVVIESQFEVR
- a CDS encoding DUF6624 domain-containing protein gives rise to the protein MHPSNPELRAKLLALITRDTEKRQELVDRGELYETYHPEMEAVHRENAQTLDALLDDEGWPLPSHVGEDGVEAAWIVAVHAIGEPEFQRRCRALLEAAVQEGEAPARLHAVLFDRIRFNERRPQRYGTQIDWDAAGEMSPWEIENPDEVDARRREVGLPPLAESVREVREQVRQEGGRAPKPYADRQAEILAWARRVGWLDARA
- a CDS encoding DUF6463 family protein codes for the protein MKAPVGTSLLVIGTLHTLFAFVPFGTLLGEIVADGVFQAAEGAERGQAFWFLIAGPLFMLFGVSTRRLEEAELALPRSLGWGLLAVAVLGVVVKPVSGFWLLLLPGVLAVRGMPEEA
- a CDS encoding MAPEG family protein; protein product: MFETYASSIAALGAVAGLLLLQVLVADVVGILRRHTPGTAVEGNHSELLFRVSRTVANANESIAVFVCAWLFCVLGGASPELTAWAAWAYLAFRCLYAVCYYANWQLLRSVCFGLSVLALAALVGVGVFA